The following proteins are co-located in the Flectobacillus major DSM 103 genome:
- a CDS encoding LytR/AlgR family response regulator transcription factor — protein MIAEQNHKLRCIAIDDEPFALQIIADDIRKVPYLDLIDTFASPFEAWEILNTGQVDLLFLDIQMPTLTGIQFVKSLIQPPMVIFTTAYQQYALEGYDLNIVDYLVKPIPFDRFVKATNKAFELYSLRAKEAPEVVPTEVDYIVINADYKKIKLHFSDIVFVEGLKDYVKIYIQNETKPILTRSNLKSMEGKLPNKLFCRVHNSYIVSLEKITAFQKTKLLIGKIEIPVGNRFVDEFEQVYRK, from the coding sequence ATGATTGCCGAGCAAAACCACAAACTACGATGTATAGCTATCGACGACGAGCCATTTGCCTTACAAATCATTGCCGATGATATTCGGAAAGTACCTTATTTGGATTTGATAGATACCTTTGCTAGCCCCTTTGAAGCATGGGAGATATTGAATACGGGACAAGTAGATTTGTTGTTTTTAGATATTCAGATGCCTACTCTAACAGGTATACAGTTTGTCAAAAGCCTTATTCAACCTCCTATGGTAATTTTTACTACGGCTTACCAACAATATGCTCTTGAAGGCTACGACCTCAATATTGTAGATTATTTGGTCAAGCCTATTCCGTTCGACAGATTTGTAAAAGCTACCAATAAAGCCTTTGAATTGTATTCGTTACGAGCCAAAGAAGCCCCCGAAGTAGTGCCTACCGAGGTAGATTATATTGTAATAAATGCCGATTACAAAAAAATTAAGCTTCACTTCTCGGATATTGTTTTTGTAGAAGGGCTCAAAGACTATGTCAAAATATATATTCAAAACGAAACAAAACCTATTCTGACTCGGTCAAACCTAAAGTCGATGGAGGGCAAATTGCCTAATAAACTTTTTTGCCGAGTACACAATTCATACATCGTTTCGCTCGAAAAAATTACCGCATTCCAAAAAACCAAGCTCCTGATTGGCAAAATAGAAATTCCTGTAGGCAATCGCTTTGTTGATGAATTTGAGCAAGTGTATCGAAAATAG